Genomic DNA from Prunus persica cultivar Lovell chromosome G1, Prunus_persica_NCBIv2, whole genome shotgun sequence:
ttttctttttgtccacttacattacttttttttttaaatacttttactATAACATACAAGagagtgtaagtggacaaaagaaaagtgagaacatcagtttcctttttattttatttttatacaattgATATTGAGAATGAggattttctcacacacattgTCAAGATATTATTggatttgaacttgagaccACTAATTTGTAAGTCAATATCCTTTTTCACTGGGTTAGACCCTCGTTAGCTTGTCATTACTATTTTATGTAATATGTTAACAAATTTTCATGCAATTTACAAGAAGCGCAAACCATATGCATTTTGCACCAAACCTCCACTTCATAGAGTTACTATACTTTTTTCTCACtaaaatctataaatataatatattttttttaaagagcaAAACATGAAATTTCCAATATTATCACATATTTTTGTCGCCTAATAAAATGTGACATTTCTTGTTCGGTTGGATTCATCCCACATTATTAATTGTAAGAAATGACTACATTGTTTGcaccaaaaaaatacatatattataattgATTGGATAAGATGgaatttcacaaattttttttattatagtaaAAAACATGTTCTTGTTACCTTATATGTACACTTGTCTTTTTATAAGTTGATTGGATAAGTTGGAATTtcagaaaatttatttattaaaaaaaaaagaaaagagaagaagagagttaCAGTTTAAACTAAAATTTGCTACATATTTTTCTATCCGTGCCACGTGTTCGCAGGACAAAAAAACTTCAACGATATCTCACGCCGTCCGAAATCTTTCAACAGTTTTTACCAGTTACCTCCACAGAGTCGCGGTAAATTCCCGAGCTCTTTgatgttgtaattttttaaaacaaaaaaagaaaaaagaaagaaagagaaaaacacatcgttttatgattttttaacATCACTATCGGAGTTTCTGTCTTCTAGGGTTCGAAATTAGATTCGATCGTGTCGCAAGCCTTCTCGATTTTCTCACCCGTTTTTAATTTATCCTAATTATTTCCGCTAGGGTTTCGTTTTCACTTGCCATTTTCGTCGATTTATCGAAATGGAGGGCGTTCCGCTGCTCTAATTGGTAGATTTCTGCCCCCAATCTTAACGTGGGTAGGGCTTTTCCGGTACAATTTTAGCTTCTGCAAGTAAAATCGCTAGAACTTTTTGAAACATTTTGTTGTGTTTCTTATTAGAGTGAGTTAAATTAGctgaaattttgtttcatttggtCTGATTTTGGTACCATCTCCATGATTTTTAGCGTAATTtggttgaatttgtttttacagtaaataaaatgagCGGGCATGTCGTAGGGAGTTTATATTGCTTGGAGGGTTAATTATTTTtgagaaatatttatataaaatttggGGGCAAATGTTTGCTACCAACATGGATTCGGCGCGGGATGTAGGTGGAGCTCCAAGCACGGTGTTGATCCCAATGCGGTTTGTGTGGCCTTATGGAGGCAGAAGCGTATTTCTCAGTGGTTCATTTGCACGGTGAGACTCGGAGTTTTTGGTCCCAAATATTATTACtatttggaatttgatttCATGTGATTTGCTAGGCTGcttttatttagttaaattAATTCGTTTGTTTCTGAGTGTTTCTAAATGGGATGTTCTTCAGCAGGTGGTCTGAACTTATTCCTATGACGCCGGTTGAGGGTTGCCCCACTGTGTTTCAGGCTATTTACAGCGTAACGCCTGGATATCACCAGGCAAGTTTTTCCTATTTGAATTAAAgcatttgagtttttgttgttgcatgAAATGATGTGCTTTCACCTTTGAGGCGAATATGAGTAATAGTGTTAATGCTGACATTTTTAAGTCTACGAGATGTGGCAGTGGATATGAATTCTGGGCAATTGGCACGCAGATGTACACTGAATAGATAGGATTAGTTTATCAATATGACACAATTTAGAATGGAGcatttcttattcttttgCAGGCATGCTTATGTTAAGTGGATCACCATTTTGGGATTCTATGGGTTGGAGTGATTGAATGCGTGAAATTTTACTAAGCCTAATGGATGCCTGTCATTTGATTTTAGAATGCTAGTACAAGGATGTTCTACGTTCACATTGATAAgacttaaattattttcatcgTAGTCTTACTAACTTGCACATGTTTCTTTTACAACAGTACAAGTTTTTCGTTGATGGAGAATGGCGACATGATGAGCACCAACCTTACGTGAGTGGTGAATATGGGTTAGTGAACACCGTTCTCTTGGCTACGGATCCTAATTTCTTTCATCCAAATGTAACTCCAGAGATAACTTCTGGATCTAATATGGAAGAGGATACTGAGGCCTTTCGGCGTTTGGTAAGACTCATTCATTCCTTATCATTTAAGATTACAGTTACCTGGAAAAGTTTAACCTCTTTCTGTTATCCTGTATTTCCTTAAGAATATGGTGAACTCAGAGGTGCTTTAGCATTATTCCATCCATGGCTGATTGTGCTTTGAGAAACTAGGATGCTCAAATATCTATGCGTTGCTAAGTTTTGCACATTTTAAACCTTGCAGAGAGTCTTAGGAGCATGGTCTGAGTCACCCTTTTtcccaaataaagaaaattatgtTTTAACCTAGGAAAAATCGCGGTTGTGGTGTTTCTTCGGTCATTCTTGTATTTTAGCATTCATTTATGCTCCTTTAAGTTGtgtttatttatctatttattttcagttctttcttcttccatgaGTTATTATCAATAGTGGACTGGGATTCTGAATTATAATGCAGGTCCGGATTACAGATGGTAATTTAACTGATGTAGTACCGAGGATAACAGAGGGTGATCTGCAGGGCTCTCGTCATCGTATTTCTGTCTTCTTGTCTGCACATACCACTTATGAACTACTCCCCGAGTCAGGCAAGGTTTGGATGTCTTTTCATTGACCCTCCTTTATGCATTCTGCATTTGGTTGTCTGTATGAATTTGATTAACTATGAATTAGTTCCGctcttcacttttttaatcACATCAATTTCACAGGTTGTCGCCTTGGATGTTGATTTGCCTGTAAAGCAAGCATTTCATATATTGCATGAGCAGGTATATACAAAGGAAAATACTTTCTCATTTTTTATTGAGCCATGCTctgtatatttgatttttcgAAGAGGAAATTGATGCATTGTAGTTGATTGTCATTGTCATTTTTTGTAATGGGCGTTGTGGTAGTTTAAAGTAACTTATATTCAGTTATAAGTTATAACTAGAGGATCCCTCAAGGTATCTTTATAGGTCCTTGGGCATTGATGCCGTAATAATGGAAAAGCTCCAAAATGTAGTAATTGGTGTTTTTTCTTTAGGGCCCTTTGTTCACATGATTCCAAcctttatatataattgttagTGTTGATCTTTTATTTGATATTCTCATGTCATTTTTGtaaaacaatttcaactagGAAATTCACCTAAGCTCTCCTAGTTTGTTGCCAAAGTTGCATGCTACCTTGCTTATTATTTTTGACATGCTTACTTGATGCTGGTATAAAGCTTGCATATGCATATTTCTGAACCAAGCCTTTTTTTTCCAGGGAATCCCTTTGGCGCCTCTTTGGGACTTCAGCAAGGGACAGTTTGTTGGAGTTCTAACTGCATCGgattttatattgatattaaggGAGGTATGTTTGCATCTGAAAtggtgattttttttccctactgGCGAGTTCTCCAAGATGCAAATTTTTCATtgttgttattttgaattcttATCCAATTCAGACGTATTAATATGAGCCCACCAGTCTCCtatactttcattttttgtaatGTATATTCTTAGAAAATTGTGAATCAGACTGTTGTTAAACTTTGCTGAACTATTGATATGGTTATTTTATTGGCTAAATACTGGTTAAGTAGGACTTTACTATTTAATAGTTTTATGTAAAATTCTTTTTTCACACATTATGTGCTGATATTCACATTTTGAGTGATGTATGATACTACTTAAAGTGGCTAACTTACCTTTTATCTTTTAGCTTGGGAACCATGGGTCTAATTTGACAGAGGAAGAGCTTGAAACACATACAATAGCTGCatggaaagaaggaaaagcatATCTAAACGGACAAATTGATGGGCATGGGAGAGCATTGCCAAGGCGTTTCATCCATGTGAGTGTTTTGCATGACATGTTTCGAATCTCTGGCTTAAAAATGCAATGTGGACCAGTAACCTTAAAGAATACTTTTATAGTGTGTGCATTTGTGCTTTGATGTAAACATTCTCATagtcatatatatacactCTTGTTTGAGAGTTTGACTTGCTATTCTAATGCGTGGTGATGCATAGTTTGACAACAGAACATACCAGATATCTTGCAAGAGAACATTACcctatatataatttatgcaTTTCATATTGCACCCAATATTTGTAATCTTTTATCTTAGGCATTCATGCATTAATAAGGTCTATATGTGTCCGTGCATATGTGAAATTATTAGTTCAAGATCTTCTTTAAAACATTCATGAAGAAACTCATTTTTTTCATGCCTTAGAGAATTGCTTCTTGAGCACAGACGCAGTCTACCTTCATCAGTTGCACAATGGAAACTTGTGTATGACCATAACAAGAAAAACCAATGTCAATGCTAAAATTTGAAACGATATGGTAGTGCCAGAGACACATGAATGGGCTATTTTACCACCTTAATCAATACTGTCTTGTGAGCCCATATGGTAGTTAGTTCCACTTGTGTTGATAAAATTTGCTTTGATGGTTCATTTATGAGTTTGTCTCTAGGTTTTTCTCACTGTCCATGtagttctttttttcattggAATAATGATCATTCTTTGTTCCTTGGCTCTCATTTTGCAGGCTGGGCCATATGATAATATGAAAGATGTTGTTTTGAAACTTTTGCAAAATGAGGTTGCTACGGTTCCAATTATTCATTCATCTTCAGAAGATGGCACATTTCCACAGCTATTACATCTTGCTTCGCTGTCTGGTATTTTAAAATGTAAGCTTTCCAGAATCTTGTTATGTAAGACCATATGTTTGGTTCTTAATTGGTGCTGATGAATCTTAATTTTCAGGTATTTGCAGGTACTTTAGGCATTCTTCTAGCTCATTGCCCATACTTCAAGCACCAATAGGTGAACTTCATGTGGGTACTTGGGTTCCGGAAATTGGAGAGTCAAATTGTCGGCCATTAGCAATGTTGAGACCAAGTGCTTCACTTAGTGCAGCATTAAACTTATTAGTGCAAGGTAAGCTTTGTGTTTTGATCTATAGCTTGGATGTTTTAAAGTCATGATGCAGCAATTGCATATACATAGGCTGCCTTGTCCAATGGATAGTGCacaatatacatgcattgcGTTGTCATGTGTTAGGCCTGCTCTTGTCAAAGTGGAATCAAGTTATCTTAACATTTCTTGGATTTAAGGATTTTCtatgttcaattttttggtCATGAATGCATAGGATGGATGACTTTATATGTAATTGGATTTGGGTGGAGGTGTGAGTTTAAGTAGCATccaaatttgagagagagagagagagagagagagagagagatttagaTTTATATTCCCGCATCATGCTAACTCATACTTTTTTGCGTTTGCTTTGCAGCTCAAGTAAGTTCAATACCTATTGTTGATGATAATGACTCTTTAGTGGATATATATTGTCGGAGGTTAGTTGTACTCTATTTGTATTTGATTACTGATTTTTGTCTTGATTCattgtatttaaaaattagCAGGCTTTTAATGAACTATTAGTGATATTTCTCCATTCACATCTTCTTTACAGTGACATAACAGCTTTGGCTAAAGATAGAGCATATGCACATATTAATCTCAATGAAATGACTATTCATCAGGTAATTGCTGCAATTTTCTTCCCCCATCCCTGAACATATTTATTTCCTAATGTCCATACATTCTTGTGTGCGTCATGAATTTCTTGTGGAGTGAGAGTTCCTCAGACGTGCCAGATTTCTgatcaattatttattttggggaTGGGGAGATTTAAGGTCATTATTTTGAGAATTATAAGTTGTGGTTTAGTAAGGGGGGTTTTAAGATTTGAGGTGGCTCTTCTTTCAGTTTGAAggattttttctctttggcaTTTTCTCTAcatgtttatatattttggtgGAGGAGATGGTCTGAGGTGTTTTGGCTTCAGAGAAGCTTCAAGGGATGTCATTTAGTtctgttatttttttcttttcaggcATTGCAGTTGGGACAAGACTCTTATTCTCCCTTTGAACCAAGAAGTCAAAGATGTCAGATGTGTTTGCGCTCTGATTCGCTGCATAAAGTGATGGAGCGATTGGCCAATCCAGGTATTTGGAACCATCTCttatttcttccatttttatttggaaccATCTCCTTTTCTTTCAGGTAAAGACGGTAGTGTTGTGATGTTGAGTAAAGGTGTAGTATCCTGATCATATAGAGCACCATTTGGCCAGCTGATCTTTccagaatttttcttttgaactcTTTGAGTCCAATCAGTAGCCGTGTGCTCTTGTTCAATCTTTGGGTGGCTCCCTTGATAACTTAAAAGATCTCCACCCGCTGAACTTCCCTCATAATTTGGATTTCAGGTGTCAGACGACTTGTCATTGTGGAAGCTGGCAGTAAGCGGGTTGAAGGCATTGTTTCACTAAGTGACATTTTCAAGTTCTTGCTTGGTTAGCTCCTCAAAGTTGTAGTTGAAAATGGCAGAGGGGGTTTGTTCAGTGGTTCTCGACGCCACCAATGTCTTCCCAACTGTTCATTAGAGGATCCAGTACCTTACACGGTGACTTGGTCTGGTTTCATTCAAACATACAATTGGATTGGCCTCTTTGCTTCGCCTagttttttagaattttaggCTGAAGAAGTGGCCTGTAAATTGCGAGGAATTCGTTTCCTCTGAAATTTGTTGGTCATCCCCCACCCTTTATTATTTATACATTGTGCTGCTGATGTAGATGCGATGTTACTGAATAGCAGGTTCCTGTATTAGTTTTCTGTTGAAATTAGGGGAAAAAATGCAGAAAATGATGCAGTGGAGGAACGCAATGAACAATTGAAGTTATTGGGTTCTATGCTTGCTTGTTGTCATGTAATTGGTTTTTAGGTTCATCCATATCTTCTTGTGGTTTGATCTTCTTCAGACGTATTGTAAGTAGCAGGCAAATGGAGAACTCAATAAAGAGAACCATATCATGCTGTGTATCTGTAAGTGTAATGTTGATGAGATTGTGGTATCAGGGGTTGCATCTTATCATttatttgtaaaataaataaataaattaaaattggatCCTCCTAAATTCTCACAAATCTAGCTGGGATTTGATACCTTATAAAAGAAGtttgttattgttgttgttatttttgCAACTCATTGTAATATTTTCTTTGGCTGGAACTCGTGTATTGATAcaaagaaaatcttctaaaaAAATCAATGAGGTATAAGAGAGTaactctttaattttttttttctgagaactaattttaaaaaaaaattgaagaacgTCCTTGTATacaattaataattttcttttttatcgaTTGAGTAGAAAAGatttaaatttggaatttcttAATGTTGGAAAAAGAACCTGAGCAGGTGGGTTTCTCATACACGTGAGACCTATTTATATTAGAGAAGTGATCAATAATGTGGTTAGTAAAATGTAATTCAAATAATACCACCCTATATGAATGATATGTAGAGACCGAATCCTTAAACGTTGGAATATTCAAATATCCTGAAAATACTCATGCTTAATAAAAACTAGTTCGCACATGCTTTCGGgcctgcgagaggtttttttttttaaattaaaaaaaattattttagaattaaaaaaattaatgggtaattgTGTTTCATGAAAATaagattcattatctgattttttttttttaatttctctataaaaaaataaaaaagcaaattCCACATGAGTAATGAaggaaaaatttgaagaaagaggAAGCGGTTTTGAGTAGaatttttaatctttaatttttataatgtgtaaaaagaaacaaattgggGGTTCTAAAGGAAATTATTatgtttaaatataatttacctttttttttgtcagaaaaataatttacctttTGGAGGGCTTATTTCCGCGCACAATTAGAATATGAATATCAAAAgtcatttttataaaaagttttatttttctttattatttaagaAATGGGAATTTGAAAGCTCTGATTAGGAGTGACCCAAAAGGggccaaaaaatcaaaatttaaaggTTTGATTTGTGTTAATTTTTATCTGAATCGGAGTTGTGATTAATCACCGGCcggcacagagagagagagagagagagagaaatggtgAAAGAAAGAGGCGAAGAGTTGAgcgaagaagaaaagagagcttTAAGAGGCAGCAAATTCGCACCTCTCCCATCGTTGCCTCCGCGTTCCCAACCCCAACCCAGGTTTGtttctttcatcttcttcatctcttgtgctagggtttttatttatttacttatatatttatctATAGGTTGGCTCATCCTGGGGGTCCATTGACGACGAATAAAGCAGCGGCCTTGGCGAAATTTCTAGAA
This window encodes:
- the LOC18790796 gene encoding sucrose nonfermenting 4-like protein isoform X2 produces the protein MFATNMDSARDVGGAPSTVLIPMRFVWPYGGRSVFLSGSFARWSELIPMTPVEGCPTVFQAIYSVTPGYHQYKFFVDGEWRHDEHQPYVSGEYGLVNTVLLATDPNFFHPNVTPEITSGSNMEEDTEAFRRLVRITDGNLTDVVPRITEGDLQGSRHRISVFLSAHTTYELLPESGKVVALDVDLPVKQAFHILHEQGIPLAPLWDFSKGQFVGVLTASDFILILRELGNHGSNLTEEELETHTIAAWKEGKAYLNGQIDGHGRALPRRFIHAGPYDNMKDVVLKLLQNEVATVPIIHSSSEDGTFPQLLHLASLSGILKCICRYFRHSSSSLPILQAPIGELHVGTWVPEIGESNCRPLAMLRPSASLSAALNLLVQAQVSSIPIVDDNDSLVDIYCRSDITALAKDRAYAHINLNEMTIHQALQLGQDSYSPFEPRSQRCQMCLRSDSLHKVMERLANPGVRRLVIVEAGSKRVEGIVSLSDIFKFLLG
- the LOC18790796 gene encoding sucrose nonfermenting 4-like protein isoform X1; protein product: MFATNMDSARDVGGAPSTVLIPMRFVWPYGGRSVFLSGSFARRWSELIPMTPVEGCPTVFQAIYSVTPGYHQYKFFVDGEWRHDEHQPYVSGEYGLVNTVLLATDPNFFHPNVTPEITSGSNMEEDTEAFRRLVRITDGNLTDVVPRITEGDLQGSRHRISVFLSAHTTYELLPESGKVVALDVDLPVKQAFHILHEQGIPLAPLWDFSKGQFVGVLTASDFILILRELGNHGSNLTEEELETHTIAAWKEGKAYLNGQIDGHGRALPRRFIHAGPYDNMKDVVLKLLQNEVATVPIIHSSSEDGTFPQLLHLASLSGILKCICRYFRHSSSSLPILQAPIGELHVGTWVPEIGESNCRPLAMLRPSASLSAALNLLVQAQVSSIPIVDDNDSLVDIYCRSDITALAKDRAYAHINLNEMTIHQALQLGQDSYSPFEPRSQRCQMCLRSDSLHKVMERLANPGVRRLVIVEAGSKRVEGIVSLSDIFKFLLG